A genomic window from Glycine max cultivar Williams 82 chromosome 17, Glycine_max_v4.0, whole genome shotgun sequence includes:
- the LOC100783980 gene encoding pleiotropic drug resistance protein 3 isoform X1, whose amino-acid sequence MAQLAGADEIESLRNELAEIGRSIRSSFRSHASSFQSVSSINPVQQEVDNNAGEALQWAEIQRLPTFERITSALFDVYDGMETGEKVEGKQVVDVSKLGAQERHMFIEKLIKHIENDNLRLLQKFRNRIDKVGINLPTVELRYQNLCVEAECKIVQGKPIPTLWNTLKEWIFDTTKLPVLKSQNSKISIIKSANGIIKPGRMTLLLGPPASGKTTLLLALAGKLGHSLKVQGEISYNGHMLEEFIPQKSSAYVSQYDLHIPEMTVRETLDFSARCQGVGSRSKLLMEVSRKEKEGGIVPDPDLDAYMKATSINGLKSSLQTDYILKILGLDICADTLVGDPIRRGISGGQKKRLTTGEMIVGPTKALFMDEISNGLDSSTTFQIISCLQHLVHITDATALISLLQPAPETFDLFDDVILMAEGKIVYHGPCDYILEFFEDSGFKCPQRKGTADFLQEVISKKDQAKYWNSTEKPYSYVSIDQFIEKFKDCPFGLKLKEELSKPFDKSQSHKNALVFKKYSLTKWELFNACMMREILLMKKNSFVYVFKSTQLVIVAFVAMTVFIRTRMTVDVLHGNYFMGSLFYSLIILLVDGFPELSMTVSRLAVIYKQKELCFFPAWAYTIPSAVLKIPLSLLESFIWTTLSYYVIGYSPEIGRFFRQFLLLFIIHVTSVSMFRFIASVCQTVVASVTAGTVTILVVLLFGGFIIPKPYMPSWLQWGFWVSPLTYGEIGLTVNEFLAPRWEKMSGNRTLGQQVLESRGLNFDGYFYWISIAALIGFTVLFNVGFTLMLTFLNSPARSRTLISSEKHSELQGQQESYGSVGADKKHVGSMVGSTVQTRKGGLVLPFQPLAVAFHDVQYYVDSPLEMRNRGFTEKRLQLLSDITGSLRPGILTALMGVSGAGKTTLMDVLCGRKTGGIIEGEIRIGGYPKVQETFARVSGYCEQNDIHSPNITVEESVMFSAWLRLPSQIDAKTKAEFVNEVIHTIELDGIKDSLVGMPNISGLSTEQRKRLTIAVELVANPSIIFMDEPTTGLDARAAAVVMRAVKNVVGTGRTVACTIHQPSIDIFEAFDELILMKAGGRLTYAGPLGKHSSRVIEYFESIPGVPKIKDNYNPSTWMLEVTSRSAEAELGIDFAQIYRESTLYEQNKELVEQLSSPPPNSRDLYFPSHFPQNGWEQFKACLWKQHLSYWRSPSYNLMRIIFVAVSSLLFGILFWKQGKKINSQQDVFNVFGAMYSAALFFGINNCSTVLPYVATERTVLYRERFAGMYSPWAYSFAQVLIEVPYIFIQAVVYVIITYPMLSYDWSAYKIFWSFFSMFCNILYYNYLGMLIVSLTPNVQLAAIVASSSYTMLNLFSGYFVPRLRIPKWWIWMYYLCPMSWALNGMLTSQYGDVNKEISAFEEKKTIAKFLEDYYGFHHDFLGVVGVVLIVIPIVIAILFAYCIGNLNFQKR is encoded by the exons ATGGCACAGCTGGCAGGTGCGGATGAGATAGAGTCTCTGAGAAATGAGTTAGCAGAGATAGGAAGGAGCATAAGGTCCTCATTTAGAAGTCATGCCTCTAGTTTCCAGAGCGTTTCAAGCATCAATCCTGTGCAACAAGAAGTTGATAACAACGCCGGAGAAGCGTTACAATGGGCTGAAATTCAGAGGCTACCCACCTTTGAGAGAATTACTTCAGCTTTGTTTGATGTTTATGATGGCATGGAAACAGGTGAGAAAGTTGAAGGGAAACAGGTTGTTGATGTCAGCAAGCTTGGAGCTCAAGAACGGCACATGTTCATAGAGAAGCTTATTAAACACATTGAGAATGATAATCTTCGATTGCTGCAGAAATTCAGGAACAGAATTGACAA AGTTGGTATTAATTTGCCCACAGTGGAACTGAGGTACCAAAACCTGTGTGTGGAAGCTGAGTGTAAGATAGTCCAAGGCAAGCCCATACCTACACTGTGGAATACCCTAAAAGAATGGATCTTT GACACCACTAAATTGCCAGTTCTGAAATCTCAAAATTCCAAGATAAGCATCATCAAAAGTGCCAATGGAATTATTAAGCCTGGAAG GATGACCTTACTGCTTGGCCCACCGGCAAGTGgtaaaacaacattattgttggCGTTGGCAGGAAAACTTGGCCATTCTCTCAAG GTTCAAGGGGAAATTTCTTACAATGGACACATGCTAGAAGAATTCATTCCTCAGAAGTCCTCAGCATATGTAAGCCAATATGATCTGCATATTCCAGAGATGACTGTGAGGGAAACACTTGATTTCTCAGCACGTTGTCAAGGCGTAGGAAGCCGATCCA AACTCCTGATGGAAGTCAGTAGAAAGGAGAAAGAGGGAGGAATAGTCCCAGACCCAGATTTAGATGCATATATGAAG GCAACATCAATTAACGGACTCAAGAGCAGCCTTCAGACCGACTATATTTTAAAG ATACTTGGTCTTGATATATGTGCTGACACATTGGTTGGAGATCCTATAAGAAGAGGTATATCTGGTGGTCAAAAGAAAAGGTTAACTACAG GAGAGATGATTGTTGGACCAACAAAAGCACTCTTTATGGATGAAATATCCAATGGTTTAGACAGCTCCACTACTTTCCAGATTATCTCTTGTCTTCAGCATCTGGTGCATATCACAGATGCCACGGCATTAATTTCACTCCTTCAGCCAGCACCAGAGACCTTTGATCTCTTTGATGATGTTATTTTGATGGCTGAAGGGAAAATTGTGTACCACGGACCGTGTGATTATATACTTGAGTTCTTTGAGGACAGTGGGTTTAAATGCCCACAAAGAAAAGGCACTGCTGACTTTCTTCAAGAA GTTATCTCTAAGAAAGATCAAGCAAAGTATTGGAATAGCACAGAAAAACCTTACAGTTATGTTTCAATTGACCAGTTCATTGAGAAATTTAAGGATTGCCCTTTTGGTCTAAAGCTGAAGGAGGAGCTCTCGAAGCCATTTGATAAGTCTCAGAGCCACAAGAATGcccttgtatttaaaaaatactcattAACAAAATGGGAATTATTTAACGCTTGCATGATGAGGGAAATTCTTCTAatgaaaaaaaactcttttgtTTATGTATTCAAGTCAACACAG CTtgtcattgttgcatttgtagcAATGACTGTTTTCATTCGAACACGAATGACTGTTGATGTGCTCCATGGGAATTATTTTATGGGTTCATTGTTTTATTCACTCATCATACTTCTCGTTGATGGATTTCCAGAACTATCTATGACTGTATCAAGACTTGCAGTGATTTACAAGCAAAAAGAGTTGTGTTTTTTTCCTGCCTGGGCTTATACAATTCCATCTGCTGTTTTAAAGATTCCTCTTTCATTGTTGGAATCTTTCATTTGGACAACACTTTCTTATTATGTCATTGGTTACAGCCCCGAGATTGGCAG GTTCTTTCGCCAGTTCCTTCTCTTATTTATCATACATGTGACTTCGGTATCCATGTTTCGATTCATTGCCTCAGTTTGCCAAACTGTGGTTGCTTCTGTGACAGCTGGTACTGTGACCATACTAGTTGTTTTACTATTTGGTGGCTTCATCATTCCAAAAC CATATATGCCATCTTGGTTGCAGTGGGGATTTTGGGTTTCTCCTTTGACATATGGAGAGATAGGCTTAACTGTGAATGAATTTCTTGCTCCTAGGTGGGAAAAG ATGTCTGGAAACAGAACATTGGGCcagcaagtacttgaaagtcGGGGACTAAACTTTGACGGCTACTTTTATTGGATATCAATTGCTGCCTTAATTGGGTTCACAGTGCTGTTTAATGTAGGTTTTACCTTGATGTTGACTTTCTTGAATT CTCCTGCAAGATCTCGAACTCTTATATCTTCTGAGAAGCACTCAGAATTACAAGGACAACAAGAAAGTTATGGTAGCGTTGGTGCTGACAAGAAACATGTTGGTTCTATGGTTGGAAGTACTGTACAAACCAGAAAAG GAGGACTGGTTCTACCATTCCAGCCACTAGCAGTAGCATTTCATGATGTCCAGTACTATGTTGATTCCCCTTTG GAAATGAGAAATAGAGGTTTTACTGAGAAAAGACTTCAGCTTCTTTCTGATATCACAGGTTCACTCAGACCTGGCATCCTAACAGCATTGATGGGAGTCAGTGGAGCAGGGAAAACAACTTTGATGGATGTCCTGTGTGGAAGAAAAACTGGTGGTATTATAGAAGGAGAGATTAGAATCGGCGGCTACCCGAAGGTTCAGGAAACATTTGCTAGAGTATCAGGTTACTGTGAACAAAATGACATACATTCTCCAAATATAACAGTAGAAGAATCTGTGATGTTTTCTGCTTGGCTTCGGCTTCCTTCtcaaattgatgcaaaaactaaAGCT gaatttgtaAATGAAGTCATTCATACTATTGAGCTTGATGGAATCAAAGATTCTTTAGTAGGCATGCCGAATATTAGTGGTTTATCGACTGAACAAAGAAAACGGCTGACCATAGCCGTTGAGCTTGTTGCTAATCCTTCAATCATATTTATGGATGAACCGACTACAGGTCTAGATGCAAGGGCAGCTGCAGTTGTAATGAGAGCAGTGAAGAATGTTGTTGGAACTGGAAGAACTGTTGCATGCACCATTCACCAGCCAAGTATTGATATATTTGAGGCATTTGATGAG CTTATTCTCATGAAAGCTGGAGGTCGCTTAACCTACGCTGGCCCACTTGGGAAGCACTCAAGTAGGGTCATTGAATACTTTGAG AGTATACCAGGAGTGCCAAAGATTAAAGACAACTATAATCCATCAACATGGATGCTAGAAGTTACTTCAAGATCTGCAGAAGCTGAACTCGGAATAGACTTCGCCCAAATTTATAGGGAGTCAACCTTATATGA ACAGAACAAAGAGTTAGTTGAGCAATTAAGCTCACCACCTCCAAACTCCAGAGATTTATATTTTCCATCTCATTTTCCACAAAATGGTTGGGAACAGTTTAAAGCATGCTTGTGGAAACAACATTTGTCCTATTGGAGAAGTCCTTCATACAACTTGATGCGCATCATTTTTGTGGCTGTCTCATCTCTTCTGTTTGGGATACTGTTCTGGAAGCAAGGAAAGAAAAT AAATAGCCAACAAGATGTGTTCAATGTATTTGGTGCAATGTACTCTGCTGCACTATTCTTTGGGATAAATAACTGCTCAACAGTTTTACCATATGTGGCAACAGAGCGCACTGTTCTGTACCGTGAAAGATTTGCTGGAATGTACTCTCCCTGGGCCTATTCTTTTGCACAG GTGCTAATTGAGGTTCCCTATATATTCATTCAAGCTGTTGTATATGTGATAATCACATATCCTATGTTGAGCTATGATTGGTCtgcttataaaatattttggtcattcttcAGCATGTTCTGCAATATCTTATATTATAACTACCTAGGGATGCTCATTGTCTCATTGACGCCAAATGTTCAATTGGCTGCTATCGTGGCTTCATCTTCCTACACGATGCTTAACTTATTTTCTGGGTACTTTGTACCACGACTA CGAATTCCCAAGTGGTGGATTTGGATGTATTATTTATGCCCCATGTCTTGGGCACTGAATGGGATGCTTACTTCCCAATACGGAGATGTAAACAAAGAAATTTCAGcctttgaagaaaagaaaacaattgcCAAATTTTTGGAGGATTATTATGGGTTTCACCATGATTTTCTTGGTGTAGTTGGTGTTGTTCTCATTGTCATCCCCATTGTAATTGCCATTCTATTTGCTTATTGCATTGGAAACCTCAATTTCCAGAAGAGGTAA
- the LOC100783980 gene encoding pleiotropic drug resistance protein 3 isoform X2, whose translation MLEEFIPQKSSAYVSQYDLHIPEMTVRETLDFSARCQGVGSRSKLLMEVSRKEKEGGIVPDPDLDAYMKATSINGLKSSLQTDYILKILGLDICADTLVGDPIRRGISGGQKKRLTTGEMIVGPTKALFMDEISNGLDSSTTFQIISCLQHLVHITDATALISLLQPAPETFDLFDDVILMAEGKIVYHGPCDYILEFFEDSGFKCPQRKGTADFLQEVISKKDQAKYWNSTEKPYSYVSIDQFIEKFKDCPFGLKLKEELSKPFDKSQSHKNALVFKKYSLTKWELFNACMMREILLMKKNSFVYVFKSTQLVIVAFVAMTVFIRTRMTVDVLHGNYFMGSLFYSLIILLVDGFPELSMTVSRLAVIYKQKELCFFPAWAYTIPSAVLKIPLSLLESFIWTTLSYYVIGYSPEIGRFFRQFLLLFIIHVTSVSMFRFIASVCQTVVASVTAGTVTILVVLLFGGFIIPKPYMPSWLQWGFWVSPLTYGEIGLTVNEFLAPRWEKMSGNRTLGQQVLESRGLNFDGYFYWISIAALIGFTVLFNVGFTLMLTFLNSPARSRTLISSEKHSELQGQQESYGSVGADKKHVGSMVGSTVQTRKGGLVLPFQPLAVAFHDVQYYVDSPLEMRNRGFTEKRLQLLSDITGSLRPGILTALMGVSGAGKTTLMDVLCGRKTGGIIEGEIRIGGYPKVQETFARVSGYCEQNDIHSPNITVEESVMFSAWLRLPSQIDAKTKAEFVNEVIHTIELDGIKDSLVGMPNISGLSTEQRKRLTIAVELVANPSIIFMDEPTTGLDARAAAVVMRAVKNVVGTGRTVACTIHQPSIDIFEAFDELILMKAGGRLTYAGPLGKHSSRVIEYFESIPGVPKIKDNYNPSTWMLEVTSRSAEAELGIDFAQIYRESTLYEQNKELVEQLSSPPPNSRDLYFPSHFPQNGWEQFKACLWKQHLSYWRSPSYNLMRIIFVAVSSLLFGILFWKQGKKINSQQDVFNVFGAMYSAALFFGINNCSTVLPYVATERTVLYRERFAGMYSPWAYSFAQVLIEVPYIFIQAVVYVIITYPMLSYDWSAYKIFWSFFSMFCNILYYNYLGMLIVSLTPNVQLAAIVASSSYTMLNLFSGYFVPRLRIPKWWIWMYYLCPMSWALNGMLTSQYGDVNKEISAFEEKKTIAKFLEDYYGFHHDFLGVVGVVLIVIPIVIAILFAYCIGNLNFQKR comes from the exons ATGCTAGAAGAATTCATTCCTCAGAAGTCCTCAGCATATGTAAGCCAATATGATCTGCATATTCCAGAGATGACTGTGAGGGAAACACTTGATTTCTCAGCACGTTGTCAAGGCGTAGGAAGCCGATCCA AACTCCTGATGGAAGTCAGTAGAAAGGAGAAAGAGGGAGGAATAGTCCCAGACCCAGATTTAGATGCATATATGAAG GCAACATCAATTAACGGACTCAAGAGCAGCCTTCAGACCGACTATATTTTAAAG ATACTTGGTCTTGATATATGTGCTGACACATTGGTTGGAGATCCTATAAGAAGAGGTATATCTGGTGGTCAAAAGAAAAGGTTAACTACAG GAGAGATGATTGTTGGACCAACAAAAGCACTCTTTATGGATGAAATATCCAATGGTTTAGACAGCTCCACTACTTTCCAGATTATCTCTTGTCTTCAGCATCTGGTGCATATCACAGATGCCACGGCATTAATTTCACTCCTTCAGCCAGCACCAGAGACCTTTGATCTCTTTGATGATGTTATTTTGATGGCTGAAGGGAAAATTGTGTACCACGGACCGTGTGATTATATACTTGAGTTCTTTGAGGACAGTGGGTTTAAATGCCCACAAAGAAAAGGCACTGCTGACTTTCTTCAAGAA GTTATCTCTAAGAAAGATCAAGCAAAGTATTGGAATAGCACAGAAAAACCTTACAGTTATGTTTCAATTGACCAGTTCATTGAGAAATTTAAGGATTGCCCTTTTGGTCTAAAGCTGAAGGAGGAGCTCTCGAAGCCATTTGATAAGTCTCAGAGCCACAAGAATGcccttgtatttaaaaaatactcattAACAAAATGGGAATTATTTAACGCTTGCATGATGAGGGAAATTCTTCTAatgaaaaaaaactcttttgtTTATGTATTCAAGTCAACACAG CTtgtcattgttgcatttgtagcAATGACTGTTTTCATTCGAACACGAATGACTGTTGATGTGCTCCATGGGAATTATTTTATGGGTTCATTGTTTTATTCACTCATCATACTTCTCGTTGATGGATTTCCAGAACTATCTATGACTGTATCAAGACTTGCAGTGATTTACAAGCAAAAAGAGTTGTGTTTTTTTCCTGCCTGGGCTTATACAATTCCATCTGCTGTTTTAAAGATTCCTCTTTCATTGTTGGAATCTTTCATTTGGACAACACTTTCTTATTATGTCATTGGTTACAGCCCCGAGATTGGCAG GTTCTTTCGCCAGTTCCTTCTCTTATTTATCATACATGTGACTTCGGTATCCATGTTTCGATTCATTGCCTCAGTTTGCCAAACTGTGGTTGCTTCTGTGACAGCTGGTACTGTGACCATACTAGTTGTTTTACTATTTGGTGGCTTCATCATTCCAAAAC CATATATGCCATCTTGGTTGCAGTGGGGATTTTGGGTTTCTCCTTTGACATATGGAGAGATAGGCTTAACTGTGAATGAATTTCTTGCTCCTAGGTGGGAAAAG ATGTCTGGAAACAGAACATTGGGCcagcaagtacttgaaagtcGGGGACTAAACTTTGACGGCTACTTTTATTGGATATCAATTGCTGCCTTAATTGGGTTCACAGTGCTGTTTAATGTAGGTTTTACCTTGATGTTGACTTTCTTGAATT CTCCTGCAAGATCTCGAACTCTTATATCTTCTGAGAAGCACTCAGAATTACAAGGACAACAAGAAAGTTATGGTAGCGTTGGTGCTGACAAGAAACATGTTGGTTCTATGGTTGGAAGTACTGTACAAACCAGAAAAG GAGGACTGGTTCTACCATTCCAGCCACTAGCAGTAGCATTTCATGATGTCCAGTACTATGTTGATTCCCCTTTG GAAATGAGAAATAGAGGTTTTACTGAGAAAAGACTTCAGCTTCTTTCTGATATCACAGGTTCACTCAGACCTGGCATCCTAACAGCATTGATGGGAGTCAGTGGAGCAGGGAAAACAACTTTGATGGATGTCCTGTGTGGAAGAAAAACTGGTGGTATTATAGAAGGAGAGATTAGAATCGGCGGCTACCCGAAGGTTCAGGAAACATTTGCTAGAGTATCAGGTTACTGTGAACAAAATGACATACATTCTCCAAATATAACAGTAGAAGAATCTGTGATGTTTTCTGCTTGGCTTCGGCTTCCTTCtcaaattgatgcaaaaactaaAGCT gaatttgtaAATGAAGTCATTCATACTATTGAGCTTGATGGAATCAAAGATTCTTTAGTAGGCATGCCGAATATTAGTGGTTTATCGACTGAACAAAGAAAACGGCTGACCATAGCCGTTGAGCTTGTTGCTAATCCTTCAATCATATTTATGGATGAACCGACTACAGGTCTAGATGCAAGGGCAGCTGCAGTTGTAATGAGAGCAGTGAAGAATGTTGTTGGAACTGGAAGAACTGTTGCATGCACCATTCACCAGCCAAGTATTGATATATTTGAGGCATTTGATGAG CTTATTCTCATGAAAGCTGGAGGTCGCTTAACCTACGCTGGCCCACTTGGGAAGCACTCAAGTAGGGTCATTGAATACTTTGAG AGTATACCAGGAGTGCCAAAGATTAAAGACAACTATAATCCATCAACATGGATGCTAGAAGTTACTTCAAGATCTGCAGAAGCTGAACTCGGAATAGACTTCGCCCAAATTTATAGGGAGTCAACCTTATATGA ACAGAACAAAGAGTTAGTTGAGCAATTAAGCTCACCACCTCCAAACTCCAGAGATTTATATTTTCCATCTCATTTTCCACAAAATGGTTGGGAACAGTTTAAAGCATGCTTGTGGAAACAACATTTGTCCTATTGGAGAAGTCCTTCATACAACTTGATGCGCATCATTTTTGTGGCTGTCTCATCTCTTCTGTTTGGGATACTGTTCTGGAAGCAAGGAAAGAAAAT AAATAGCCAACAAGATGTGTTCAATGTATTTGGTGCAATGTACTCTGCTGCACTATTCTTTGGGATAAATAACTGCTCAACAGTTTTACCATATGTGGCAACAGAGCGCACTGTTCTGTACCGTGAAAGATTTGCTGGAATGTACTCTCCCTGGGCCTATTCTTTTGCACAG GTGCTAATTGAGGTTCCCTATATATTCATTCAAGCTGTTGTATATGTGATAATCACATATCCTATGTTGAGCTATGATTGGTCtgcttataaaatattttggtcattcttcAGCATGTTCTGCAATATCTTATATTATAACTACCTAGGGATGCTCATTGTCTCATTGACGCCAAATGTTCAATTGGCTGCTATCGTGGCTTCATCTTCCTACACGATGCTTAACTTATTTTCTGGGTACTTTGTACCACGACTA CGAATTCCCAAGTGGTGGATTTGGATGTATTATTTATGCCCCATGTCTTGGGCACTGAATGGGATGCTTACTTCCCAATACGGAGATGTAAACAAAGAAATTTCAGcctttgaagaaaagaaaacaattgcCAAATTTTTGGAGGATTATTATGGGTTTCACCATGATTTTCTTGGTGTAGTTGGTGTTGTTCTCATTGTCATCCCCATTGTAATTGCCATTCTATTTGCTTATTGCATTGGAAACCTCAATTTCCAGAAGAGGTAA